The Ahaetulla prasina isolate Xishuangbanna chromosome 3, ASM2864084v1, whole genome shotgun sequence genome window below encodes:
- the TNNT2 gene encoding troponin T, cardiac muscle isoform X1 produces the protein MKKDCIEEEEEEQAEEIKEDAEEAIAEEPEEQAKEHEEGELKPKPKLFMPNLVPPKIPDGERVDFDDIHRKRMEKDLNELQALIEAHFENRKKEEEELIFLKDRIEQRRAERAEQQRIRSEREKERQARLAEEKARKEEEEARKRAEEDERKKKAFSNMLHFGGYLQKTEKKSGKKQTEREKKKKILTERRKPLNIDHLNEDKLREKAKELWQSIHDLEAEKFDLQEKFKKQKYEISILIARCDELSKYSKAARGKPVVGGRWK, from the exons aagaagaagaacaagcagAAGAAATCAAGGAAGATGCAGAAGAAGCCATAGCAGAAG AACCAGAAGAGCAAGCTAAAGAACATGAAGAAG GGGAATTAAAGCCCAAGCCCAA GTTGTTTATGCCTAATCTGGTCCCTCCAAAAATCCCTGATGGTGAGAGAGTAGACTTTGAT GATATTCACCGGAAGCGAATGGAAAAAGATCTGAATGAATTACAAGCTCTAATTGAGGCTCATTTTGAGAatcgaaagaaggaagaagaagaactgaTCTTCCTCAAGGACAGAATT GAGCAGCGGCGAGCTGAACGAGCTGAACAGCAACGGATCCGTAGTGAGCGAGAGAAGGAACGCCAGGCACGTTTGGCT GAAGAGAAAGCtcgaaaagaggaggaagaagccaGGAAGAGGGCTGAAGAggatgagaggaagaaaaaagcttTCTCCAACATGCTTCATTTTGGAGGCTACCTTCAAAAG ACAGAGaagaaaagtgggaaaaaacaaacagagcgggaaaagaagaaaaagatcctCACTGAGCGCCGTAAACCCCTGAATATTGATcatttgaatgaagacaaattgAG GGAAAAGGCCAAGGAACTGTGGCAGAGTATTCATGATCTTGAGGCTGAGAAATTTGATTTACAGGAAAAGTTCAAAAAGCAGAAATACGAG atTTCCATACTTATTGCACGCTGTGATGAGTTAAGCAAGTA CTCCAAGGCTGCCCGCGGAAAGCCTGTGGTTGGTGGCCGATGGAAGTGA
- the TNNT2 gene encoding troponin T, cardiac muscle isoform X2 encodes MKKDCIEEEEEEQAEEIKEDAEEAIAEEPEEQAKEHEEGELKPKPKLFMPNLVPPKIPDGERVDFDDIHRKRMEKDLNELQALIEAHFENRKKEEEELIFLKDRIEQRRAERAEQQRIRSEREKERQARLAEEKARKEEEEARKRAEEDERKKKAFSNMLHFGGYLQKTEKKSGKKQTEREKKKKILTERRKPLNIDHLNEDKLREKAKELWQSIHDLEAEKFDLQEKFKKQKYEINVLRNRISDHQKV; translated from the exons aagaagaagaacaagcagAAGAAATCAAGGAAGATGCAGAAGAAGCCATAGCAGAAG AACCAGAAGAGCAAGCTAAAGAACATGAAGAAG GGGAATTAAAGCCCAAGCCCAA GTTGTTTATGCCTAATCTGGTCCCTCCAAAAATCCCTGATGGTGAGAGAGTAGACTTTGAT GATATTCACCGGAAGCGAATGGAAAAAGATCTGAATGAATTACAAGCTCTAATTGAGGCTCATTTTGAGAatcgaaagaaggaagaagaagaactgaTCTTCCTCAAGGACAGAATT GAGCAGCGGCGAGCTGAACGAGCTGAACAGCAACGGATCCGTAGTGAGCGAGAGAAGGAACGCCAGGCACGTTTGGCT GAAGAGAAAGCtcgaaaagaggaggaagaagccaGGAAGAGGGCTGAAGAggatgagaggaagaaaaaagcttTCTCCAACATGCTTCATTTTGGAGGCTACCTTCAAAAG ACAGAGaagaaaagtgggaaaaaacaaacagagcgggaaaagaagaaaaagatcctCACTGAGCGCCGTAAACCCCTGAATATTGATcatttgaatgaagacaaattgAG GGAAAAGGCCAAGGAACTGTGGCAGAGTATTCATGATCTTGAGGCTGAGAAATTTGATTTACAGGAAAAGTTCAAAAAGCAGAAATACGAG atTAATGTTCTACGGAACCGCATTAGTGATCATCAAAAGGTGTAA
- the TNNT2 gene encoding troponin T, cardiac muscle isoform X3 has product MKKDCIEEEEEEQAEEIKEDAEEAIAEEPEEQAKEHEEGELKPKPKLFMPNLVPPKIPDGERVDFDDIHRKRMEKDLNELQALIEAHFENRKKEEEELIFLKDRIEQRRAERAEQQRIRSEREKERQARLAEEKARKEEEEARKRAEEDERKKKAFSNMLHFGGYLQKTEKKSGKKQTEREKKKKILTERRKPLNIDHLNEDKLREKAKELWQSIHDLEAEKFDLQEKFKKQKYEISILIARCDELSK; this is encoded by the exons aagaagaagaacaagcagAAGAAATCAAGGAAGATGCAGAAGAAGCCATAGCAGAAG AACCAGAAGAGCAAGCTAAAGAACATGAAGAAG GGGAATTAAAGCCCAAGCCCAA GTTGTTTATGCCTAATCTGGTCCCTCCAAAAATCCCTGATGGTGAGAGAGTAGACTTTGAT GATATTCACCGGAAGCGAATGGAAAAAGATCTGAATGAATTACAAGCTCTAATTGAGGCTCATTTTGAGAatcgaaagaaggaagaagaagaactgaTCTTCCTCAAGGACAGAATT GAGCAGCGGCGAGCTGAACGAGCTGAACAGCAACGGATCCGTAGTGAGCGAGAGAAGGAACGCCAGGCACGTTTGGCT GAAGAGAAAGCtcgaaaagaggaggaagaagccaGGAAGAGGGCTGAAGAggatgagaggaagaaaaaagcttTCTCCAACATGCTTCATTTTGGAGGCTACCTTCAAAAG ACAGAGaagaaaagtgggaaaaaacaaacagagcgggaaaagaagaaaaagatcctCACTGAGCGCCGTAAACCCCTGAATATTGATcatttgaatgaagacaaattgAG GGAAAAGGCCAAGGAACTGTGGCAGAGTATTCATGATCTTGAGGCTGAGAAATTTGATTTACAGGAAAAGTTCAAAAAGCAGAAATACGAG atTTCCATACTTATTGCACGCTGTGATGAGTTAAGCAAGTA a